The following proteins come from a genomic window of Blastococcus sp. HT6-30:
- a CDS encoding phosphatase PAP2 family protein has product MARGAVRETGLPGSAPVVSAGRPPWWLVGVAVLVPVLVTADLLTHGSLERLDLLVSEVVSDWGLRGTAGYPVVWLVTQLGGRVTILAVLAGLLGYLFWRRRTWLPIARVALALAVLTAGVYAIKHGIGRTAPAFPGSYYFHPDGASFPSGHVANAVLMWGVARWQAVEYGLPSAVQRTFWWLSVAGPVATGVAMVSLDFHWVTDAVVGAAVGIVLLGVVHALDALVLSRFVRARAGRTG; this is encoded by the coding sequence GTGGCGAGGGGCGCGGTGCGGGAGACCGGTCTTCCCGGTTCCGCGCCCGTCGTCTCGGCCGGTCGGCCGCCGTGGTGGCTGGTCGGCGTGGCGGTCCTCGTCCCGGTCCTCGTGACCGCCGACCTGCTCACCCACGGCTCGCTGGAGCGGCTGGACCTGCTGGTCTCGGAGGTCGTCAGTGACTGGGGACTGCGGGGCACCGCGGGCTACCCCGTGGTCTGGCTGGTCACCCAGCTCGGCGGGCGGGTCACCATCCTCGCGGTGCTCGCCGGTCTGCTCGGCTACCTCTTCTGGCGGCGGCGGACGTGGTTGCCGATCGCCCGGGTCGCGCTCGCCCTCGCTGTGCTCACCGCCGGCGTCTACGCCATCAAGCACGGCATCGGTCGCACCGCCCCGGCCTTTCCGGGGTCGTACTACTTCCACCCCGACGGCGCTTCCTTCCCCTCCGGGCACGTGGCCAACGCCGTGCTCATGTGGGGCGTCGCCCGGTGGCAGGCGGTCGAGTACGGACTGCCGTCGGCGGTGCAGCGCACGTTCTGGTGGCTGAGCGTGGCCGGACCGGTCGCCACCGGTGTGGCGATGGTGTCGCTGGACTTCCACTGGGTCACCGACGCCGTCGTGGGAGCGGCTGTGGGCATCGTGCTGCTGGGCGTGGTTCATGCACTGGACGCGCTCGTGCTGTCACGCTTCGTCCGTGCCCGAGCAGGCCGGACCGGATAG
- the hflX gene encoding GTPase HflX: MTTAPDALPVDEQTDRTTRPAPAGRRDEADDTTGSYALEARGALRRVAGLSTELADVTEVEYRQLRLERVVLVGVWTEGTQADADRSLAELAALAETAGSEVLEAVSQRRDKPDAATYVGSGKANEIRDIVAATGADTVICDGELTPGQLNQLEKVLKVKVVDRTALILDIFAQHATSREGKAQVELAQMQYMLPRLRGWGESLSRQAGGRVAGGGGIGTRGPGETKIETDRRRIRARVSKLRREIAGMATARATQRSSRGRNAVPSVAIAGYTNAGKSSLLNQLTGAGVLVENALFATLDPTVRRAQSPDGREYTLTDTVGFVRHLPHQLVDAFRSTLEEVAAADLLLHVVDGSDPDPLGQIDAVHVVLNEIDASAVPEVIVVNKVDAMSEEDILALRQALPGAVWVSARTGAGMDTLRRLVAERLPHPDVDVDVLVPYERGDLVARVHRDGEVLSEQHEGGGTRLTARVDGALAAALEEFGAPVA, translated from the coding sequence ATGACGACCGCCCCCGATGCCCTGCCCGTCGACGAGCAGACCGACCGGACCACCCGCCCCGCGCCCGCCGGGCGTCGGGACGAGGCCGACGACACCACCGGCTCCTACGCGCTGGAGGCGCGCGGTGCGCTGCGCCGTGTCGCGGGGCTCTCCACCGAGCTCGCCGACGTCACCGAGGTCGAGTACCGGCAGCTGCGACTCGAGCGCGTCGTGCTCGTCGGGGTCTGGACCGAGGGCACGCAGGCCGACGCCGACCGCTCGCTGGCAGAGCTGGCCGCCCTGGCGGAGACGGCGGGCTCCGAGGTGCTCGAGGCGGTCAGCCAGCGGCGCGACAAGCCCGACGCCGCCACCTACGTCGGCTCGGGCAAGGCCAACGAGATCCGCGACATCGTCGCCGCGACCGGCGCCGACACCGTGATCTGCGACGGTGAGCTCACCCCCGGCCAGCTCAACCAGCTGGAGAAGGTCCTCAAGGTCAAGGTCGTCGACCGGACGGCGCTGATCCTCGACATCTTCGCCCAGCACGCCACCAGCCGGGAGGGCAAGGCCCAGGTCGAGCTGGCGCAGATGCAGTACATGCTGCCGCGGCTGCGCGGCTGGGGTGAGTCGCTCTCCCGTCAGGCCGGTGGTCGCGTCGCCGGCGGTGGCGGCATCGGTACCCGTGGTCCCGGCGAGACGAAGATCGAGACCGACCGGCGGCGCATCCGCGCCCGGGTGAGCAAGCTGCGCCGCGAGATCGCCGGCATGGCAACCGCGCGGGCCACCCAGCGGTCCAGCCGCGGCCGCAACGCCGTTCCGAGCGTGGCCATCGCCGGGTACACCAACGCCGGTAAGTCGAGCCTGCTCAACCAGCTCACCGGCGCCGGCGTGCTCGTCGAGAACGCGCTGTTCGCGACCCTGGACCCGACGGTCCGCCGTGCGCAGTCGCCGGACGGCCGGGAGTACACGCTCACCGACACCGTCGGCTTCGTGCGCCACCTGCCGCACCAGCTGGTGGACGCCTTCCGCTCCACCCTGGAAGAGGTGGCCGCGGCCGACCTGCTGCTGCACGTGGTCGACGGCTCCGACCCCGACCCGCTCGGCCAGATCGACGCCGTCCACGTCGTGCTGAACGAGATCGACGCGTCGGCGGTCCCGGAGGTCATCGTCGTCAACAAGGTCGACGCGATGAGCGAGGAGGACATCCTCGCCCTTCGCCAGGCCCTGCCGGGCGCCGTCTGGGTCTCCGCCCGGACCGGGGCCGGCATGGACACCCTGCGCCGGCTCGTCGCCGAGCGTCTGCCGCACCCGGACGTCGACGTCGACGTGCTGGTGCCCTACGAGCGGGGTGACCTGGTGGCCCGCGTGCACCGGGACGGCGAGGTCCTCAGCGAGCAGCACGAGGGCGGCGGCACCCGGCTCACCGCCCGGGTGGACGGAGCGCTCGCGGCCGCACTCGAGGAGTTCGGGGCTCCGGTCGCCTGA
- the dapF gene encoding diaminopimelate epimerase, translating into MTSSPRVLIGHGTENDFVLLPDPDGTVWPEDRLDAAMVQRLCERRAGLGGDGVLRLVRSAHVPDAAAVLGDDLGRCEWFMDHRNADGSYAEMCGNGIRLFLHALAGEGLVDRMACADGLLVGTRGGPRRVGAAADGGYWVDMGPARPFGEGEARLDGRVFPGVAVSMGNPHLACLTDVPVDTLDLTGTPVVDAGIFPDGVNVELVNVVEPGAHVRLRVSERGVGETRSCGTGACAAAYAALRAEGATEGTVVVDVPGGRLTVQVTPGTTVLSGPAVLVSAGALCPEWLRA; encoded by the coding sequence GTGACCTCCTCGCCCCGCGTGCTGATCGGGCACGGCACCGAGAACGACTTCGTGCTGCTGCCCGACCCCGACGGCACGGTGTGGCCGGAGGACCGGCTGGACGCCGCCATGGTGCAGCGCCTCTGCGAGCGGCGGGCCGGCCTCGGCGGTGACGGCGTCCTGCGGCTGGTGCGCAGCGCTCACGTACCCGACGCCGCGGCGGTGCTGGGCGACGACCTCGGCCGGTGTGAGTGGTTCATGGATCACCGCAACGCCGACGGCTCGTACGCGGAAATGTGCGGCAACGGCATCCGGCTGTTCCTGCACGCGCTGGCCGGCGAGGGGCTCGTGGACCGGATGGCCTGCGCCGACGGGCTGCTGGTCGGTACCCGCGGCGGGCCCCGCCGGGTCGGCGCCGCCGCCGACGGCGGCTACTGGGTGGACATGGGGCCGGCGCGCCCGTTCGGCGAGGGGGAGGCCCGGCTGGACGGTCGCGTCTTCCCGGGGGTGGCGGTCTCCATGGGCAATCCCCACCTGGCCTGCCTGACCGATGTCCCCGTGGACACCCTCGACCTCACCGGCACGCCGGTGGTCGACGCCGGGATCTTCCCCGACGGCGTGAACGTGGAGCTGGTCAACGTCGTCGAGCCGGGCGCGCACGTCCGGCTGCGGGTGTCCGAGCGCGGTGTCGGGGAGACCCGGTCCTGCGGCACCGGGGCCTGCGCCGCGGCGTACGCGGCGCTGCGGGCCGAGGGGGCGACCGAGGGCACCGTCGTCGTCGACGTGCCCGGGGGGCGCCTGACGGTGCAGGTGACCCCCGGGACGACGGTCCTCAGCGGGCCGGCGGTCCTGGTGTCGGCCGGCGCGCTGTGCCCGGAGTGGCTCCGGGCCTGA
- the miaA gene encoding tRNA (adenosine(37)-N6)-dimethylallyltransferase MiaA → MSGPPVVAVVGPTATGKTALAVALARRLGGEVVNADSMQLYRGMDIGTAKPDVAERGGVPHHLLDLWHVREPASVAEYRQRARAEIDRLRATGSVPFLVGGSGLYVRAVLDELDFPGTDPAVRSRLEAELAAVGPAALHARLAGLDPAAATAVLPSNGRRIVRALEVIELTGAPFRAELPEPRPHYPAVVLGLDREPAELDERVAVRVDRMWAAGFVEEVAALAADGLREGPTASRALGYAQVLAQFDGVLSADEARERTVTTTRRFVRRQRSWFRRDATTTWLDAARPDLADAATAVITAPTIGA, encoded by the coding sequence CTGAGCGGGCCGCCCGTGGTGGCGGTCGTCGGGCCCACCGCGACCGGCAAGACGGCGCTGGCCGTGGCGCTGGCCCGGCGGCTGGGCGGAGAGGTGGTCAACGCCGACTCCATGCAGCTCTACCGCGGCATGGACATCGGCACCGCGAAGCCCGACGTCGCCGAGCGCGGGGGAGTGCCGCACCACCTGCTGGACCTGTGGCACGTGCGCGAGCCGGCCTCGGTGGCCGAGTACCGGCAGCGCGCCCGGGCCGAGATCGACCGGCTGCGCGCCACGGGGAGCGTGCCGTTCCTCGTCGGCGGCTCCGGGCTGTACGTGCGCGCCGTCCTGGACGAGCTCGACTTCCCCGGTACCGACCCGGCGGTCCGGTCGCGGCTCGAGGCCGAGCTGGCCGCCGTCGGCCCGGCGGCGCTGCACGCCCGGCTGGCCGGGCTGGACCCGGCGGCCGCGACGGCCGTGCTGCCCAGCAACGGACGCCGGATCGTGCGCGCGCTGGAGGTGATCGAGCTGACCGGCGCCCCGTTCCGGGCGGAGCTGCCCGAGCCGCGACCGCACTACCCGGCGGTCGTCCTGGGCCTGGACCGGGAGCCGGCTGAGCTGGACGAGCGGGTCGCGGTCCGCGTGGACCGGATGTGGGCCGCCGGCTTCGTCGAGGAGGTGGCGGCCCTGGCCGCCGACGGGCTCCGCGAGGGGCCGACGGCCTCCCGCGCCCTCGGCTACGCCCAGGTGCTGGCGCAGTTCGACGGCGTGCTATCCGCCGACGAGGCGCGCGAGCGCACCGTCACCACCACCCGCCGGTTCGTCCGCCGGCAGCGCTCGTGGTTCCGCCGCGACGCCACGACCACGTGGTTGGACGCCGCGCGCCCGGACCTGGCCGACGCCGCCACCGCGGTGATCACCGCGCCTACGATCGGCGCGTGA
- a CDS encoding DUF349 domain-containing protein: protein MSSTDDPGNGVQQAAPPIAETPETTAPEAAQETGSPDAGTPADGTPAAPTPADAALPEPTGEPEPAAAAPPAPAPGPPAAPVEIVVSDPAQWGRVDEQGTVFVRTADGEREVGSWQAGEAEAGLTHYGRRYDDLATEVSLLEARLKAHTGNPAEIRAKAQSLAESIPTAAAVGDLEGLAARARAMVETAESAVAAYRAEKAAARAVQVARKEALAAEAEQIAAESTSWKAAGDRLKAIVEEWKTIRGIDRKTDEALWSRFAAARDAFGRRRGAHFAQLDAQRGEARAAKQELIAEAQRLSTSTEWGPTSAAMRSLMDRWKAVPRTGRDGDDDLWKQFRAAQDVFFNARAEQDKARDAEQVANQRAKEELLAEAEKLDPSSDLRGAQNALRKIQERYDAIGHVPRAVMRSLEDRMQAVEQRVRGAADAGRVRTAPENPMITSMRAAVTKAEEQLAKAEAAGDQRRIADAKANLATRQEWLAEAEKSARR from the coding sequence GTGTCGAGCACGGACGACCCCGGCAACGGGGTGCAGCAGGCCGCTCCGCCGATTGCGGAGACCCCAGAGACCACCGCCCCCGAGGCGGCGCAGGAGACCGGCAGCCCCGACGCGGGAACTCCCGCGGACGGCACGCCGGCCGCGCCCACCCCTGCGGACGCGGCGCTCCCCGAACCCACCGGCGAGCCGGAACCGGCAGCTGCTGCGCCGCCGGCCCCCGCGCCGGGACCGCCGGCGGCACCGGTGGAGATCGTGGTGAGCGACCCCGCGCAGTGGGGCCGCGTCGACGAGCAGGGCACCGTCTTCGTGCGCACCGCCGACGGCGAGCGCGAGGTCGGGTCGTGGCAGGCCGGCGAGGCAGAGGCGGGGCTGACCCACTACGGGCGGCGGTACGACGACCTCGCCACCGAGGTCTCCCTGCTCGAGGCCCGGCTCAAGGCCCACACCGGCAACCCCGCCGAGATCAGGGCCAAGGCACAGTCGCTGGCCGAGTCCATCCCGACCGCGGCCGCCGTCGGCGACCTCGAGGGGCTGGCCGCCCGCGCCCGCGCCATGGTGGAGACCGCCGAGTCCGCGGTCGCCGCGTACCGCGCCGAGAAGGCCGCCGCCCGCGCCGTCCAGGTGGCGCGCAAGGAGGCGCTCGCCGCCGAGGCCGAGCAGATCGCCGCCGAGTCGACGTCCTGGAAGGCCGCCGGTGACCGCCTCAAGGCGATCGTCGAGGAGTGGAAGACCATCCGCGGCATCGACCGCAAGACCGACGAGGCGCTGTGGTCGCGATTCGCGGCTGCCCGGGACGCGTTCGGCCGCCGGCGCGGCGCCCACTTCGCCCAGCTGGACGCCCAGCGCGGCGAGGCCCGCGCCGCCAAGCAGGAGCTGATCGCCGAGGCACAGCGGCTGTCGACGTCGACCGAGTGGGGGCCCACCAGTGCGGCCATGCGCTCGCTGATGGACCGCTGGAAGGCGGTGCCCCGCACCGGCCGCGATGGTGACGACGACCTGTGGAAGCAGTTCCGCGCCGCGCAGGACGTCTTCTTCAACGCCCGCGCCGAGCAGGACAAGGCGCGCGACGCCGAGCAGGTCGCCAACCAGCGCGCCAAGGAGGAGCTGCTGGCCGAGGCGGAGAAGCTCGACCCGTCCAGCGACCTGCGGGGCGCGCAGAACGCGCTGCGCAAGATCCAGGAGCGCTACGACGCGATCGGGCACGTGCCCCGGGCCGTGATGCGCTCGCTCGAGGACCGGATGCAGGCCGTCGAGCAGCGGGTCCGGGGAGCCGCCGACGCGGGCCGCGTCCGGACCGCCCCGGAGAACCCGATGATCACCTCGATGCGGGCCGCGGTCACCAAGGCCGAGGAGCAGCTGGCCAAGGCCGAGGCCGCGGGCGACCAGCGGCGGATCGCGGACGCGAAGGCCAACCTGGCCACCCGCCAGGAGTGGCTGGCCGAGGCGGAGAAGTCCGCCCGCCGGTAA
- the miaB gene encoding tRNA (N6-isopentenyl adenosine(37)-C2)-methylthiotransferase MiaB — MRTELEAPARTYRVRTYGCQMNVHDSERLSGLLEEAGYTAAAEGDDADVVVLNTCAVRENADNRLYGNLGHLRPVKDAHPGMQIAVGGCLAQKDRGEIVRRAPWVDVVFGTHNVGSLPALLDRARHNAEAQVEIVESLEVFPSTLPAKRDSAYSGWVSISVGCNNTCTFCIVPALRGKEKDRRPGEILAEVQALVDQGVLEVTLLGQNVNAYGVEFRDRGAFADLLRAAGRIDGLERIRFTSPHPREFTDDVIDAMAGTPAVCHQLHMPLQSGSDGVLRRMRRGYRQDRYLGIIDRVRAAMPDAAITTDIIVGFPGETEEEFQQTLEVVRQARFASAFTFQYSKRPGTPAAEMDGQLPKDVVQERYLRLTALQDQISWDENRKLIGRTVELLVAAGEGSKDAQRGRLSGRARDGRLVHFTAADGVRPGDVVETVVTEAAPHHLVADGALLSHRRTRAGDAAEAGTRPTTPGVSLGMPRVGVPDPLPALTTGC, encoded by the coding sequence ATGAGAACCGAGCTGGAGGCACCTGCGCGCACCTACCGCGTGCGCACGTACGGGTGCCAGATGAACGTGCACGACTCCGAGCGCCTCTCCGGCCTGCTCGAGGAGGCCGGCTACACCGCCGCGGCCGAGGGCGACGACGCCGATGTCGTCGTCCTGAACACCTGCGCGGTCCGGGAGAACGCGGACAACCGGCTGTACGGCAACCTCGGGCACCTGCGGCCGGTGAAGGACGCGCACCCGGGCATGCAGATCGCCGTCGGCGGCTGCCTGGCGCAGAAGGACCGCGGCGAGATCGTCCGGCGCGCCCCGTGGGTCGACGTCGTCTTCGGCACGCACAACGTCGGGTCGCTGCCGGCGCTGCTCGACCGGGCGCGGCACAACGCCGAGGCGCAGGTCGAGATCGTCGAGTCCCTCGAGGTCTTCCCGTCGACGCTGCCGGCCAAGCGGGACTCCGCCTACTCGGGCTGGGTGTCGATCAGCGTCGGGTGCAACAACACCTGCACGTTCTGCATCGTGCCGGCGCTGCGCGGCAAGGAGAAGGACCGCCGGCCCGGGGAGATCCTCGCCGAGGTGCAGGCGCTGGTCGACCAGGGCGTGCTCGAGGTGACCCTCCTCGGGCAGAACGTCAACGCCTACGGCGTGGAGTTCCGCGACCGCGGCGCCTTCGCCGACCTGCTCCGCGCGGCCGGCCGCATCGACGGCCTCGAGCGGATCCGGTTCACCAGCCCGCATCCGCGCGAGTTCACCGACGACGTCATCGACGCGATGGCCGGGACACCGGCGGTCTGCCACCAGCTGCACATGCCGCTGCAGAGCGGGTCGGACGGCGTCCTCCGCCGGATGCGCCGCGGCTACCGGCAGGACCGCTACCTCGGCATCATCGACCGCGTCCGGGCGGCGATGCCCGACGCCGCGATCACCACCGACATCATCGTCGGCTTCCCCGGCGAGACGGAGGAGGAGTTCCAGCAGACGCTGGAGGTCGTCCGGCAGGCCCGCTTCGCCAGCGCCTTCACCTTCCAGTACTCCAAGCGGCCGGGAACGCCGGCGGCGGAGATGGACGGCCAGCTGCCCAAGGACGTCGTCCAGGAGCGGTACCTGCGGCTCACCGCGCTGCAGGACCAGATCAGCTGGGACGAGAACCGGAAGCTGATCGGTCGGACGGTCGAGCTGCTCGTGGCGGCGGGGGAGGGGAGCAAGGACGCCCAGCGCGGCCGGCTGTCCGGCCGGGCTCGCGACGGCCGGCTGGTGCACTTCACGGCCGCGGACGGCGTCCGTCCCGGCGACGTGGTCGAGACGGTGGTCACCGAGGCCGCGCCGCACCACCTGGTCGCCGACGGCGCGCTGCTCTCGCACCGGCGCACGCGCGCCGGGGACGCCGCGGAGGCCGGCACCCGGCCGACGACGCCGGGGGTCTCGCTGGGCATGCCCCGGGTCGGTGTTCCGGACCCGCTGCCGGCGCTGACCACCGGCTGCTGA
- a CDS encoding amino acid ABC transporter ATP-binding protein — MTSRSNGEPLVRLSGVNKWFGELHVLQDIDLDIARGEVVVVIGPSGSGKSTLCRAINRLEPIEKGEITIDGERLPEEGKELARLRADVGMVFQSFNLFAHKTVLENVTLGPVKVRKQPKADVEKRARELLDRVGVGTQADKYPAQLSGGQQQRVAIARALAMEPKVMLFDEPTSALDPEMINEVLDVMVGLARDGMTMVVVTHEMGFARKAANRVVFMDGGRIVESAEPETFFTDPRSDRAKDFLSKILTH, encoded by the coding sequence ATGACCAGCCGTTCGAACGGAGAGCCTCTCGTTCGCCTGTCCGGCGTCAACAAGTGGTTCGGCGAGCTGCACGTCCTGCAGGACATCGACCTGGACATCGCCCGGGGCGAGGTCGTCGTCGTCATCGGCCCGTCGGGCTCGGGGAAGTCGACGCTGTGCCGCGCGATCAACCGGCTCGAGCCCATCGAGAAGGGCGAGATCACGATCGACGGGGAGCGCTTGCCCGAGGAGGGCAAGGAGCTCGCCCGCCTGCGCGCCGACGTGGGCATGGTCTTCCAGAGCTTCAACCTCTTCGCGCACAAGACCGTGCTCGAGAACGTCACGCTCGGGCCGGTGAAGGTCCGCAAGCAACCCAAGGCCGACGTCGAGAAGCGGGCCCGGGAACTGCTCGACCGGGTGGGGGTCGGCACCCAGGCCGACAAGTACCCGGCGCAGCTCTCCGGTGGCCAGCAGCAACGCGTGGCGATCGCCCGGGCGCTGGCCATGGAGCCCAAGGTCATGCTCTTCGACGAGCCGACGTCGGCCCTGGACCCCGAGATGATCAACGAGGTCCTCGACGTCATGGTCGGTCTGGCGCGGGACGGCATGACGATGGTCGTCGTCACCCACGAGATGGGCTTCGCCCGCAAGGCGGCCAACCGGGTGGTGTTCATGGACGGCGGCCGGATCGTCGAGTCGGCCGAGCCGGAGACCTTCTTCACCGACCCGCGGTCCGACCGCGCCAAGGACTTCCTGTCCAAGATCCTCACCCACTGA
- a CDS encoding glutamate ABC transporter substrate-binding protein: MTFRRTALVATLSVVALTAAACGGGSEDAATDVPVADAPEFQEGTTMAEIAEGGTIRVGTKFDQPGFGLENLSGEVEGFDVEVAKIIAGGLGLTPEDIEWVETPSAVREEVLEGDEVDMVVATYTINDQRKERISFAGPYYEAGQQIMVAADNDTITGPESFTENPDATVCSVTGSTPSEQIRPYLANDSQLVLFDEYSQCADALSNGQVDAVTTDNVILLGFVSESDGEFKLVGEQFTEEPYGIGIQKGDVAFCEFIHETLRENEDAYVEAWESTAGQVEGTETPELPEFDECA; this comes from the coding sequence ATGACCTTTCGGCGCACCGCCCTGGTAGCCACCCTGTCCGTCGTCGCCCTCACTGCCGCCGCCTGCGGTGGCGGCTCCGAGGACGCCGCCACCGACGTGCCCGTCGCGGACGCCCCCGAGTTCCAGGAGGGCACGACGATGGCCGAGATCGCCGAGGGGGGCACGATCCGCGTCGGCACGAAGTTCGACCAGCCCGGCTTCGGGCTGGAGAACCTCAGCGGCGAGGTCGAGGGCTTCGACGTCGAGGTGGCCAAGATCATCGCCGGCGGGCTGGGGCTCACCCCCGAGGACATCGAGTGGGTGGAGACCCCGTCCGCGGTGCGGGAGGAGGTCCTCGAGGGCGACGAGGTCGACATGGTCGTCGCGACGTACACCATCAACGACCAGCGCAAGGAGCGCATCTCCTTCGCCGGGCCGTACTACGAGGCCGGGCAGCAGATCATGGTCGCCGCGGACAACGACACCATCACCGGGCCGGAGTCGTTCACCGAGAACCCGGACGCGACCGTCTGCTCGGTGACCGGCTCGACGCCGTCGGAGCAGATCCGCCCGTACCTCGCCAACGACTCCCAGCTGGTGCTGTTCGACGAGTACTCGCAGTGCGCGGACGCCCTGAGCAACGGCCAGGTGGACGCCGTGACGACCGACAACGTGATCCTGCTGGGCTTCGTCTCGGAGTCCGACGGCGAGTTCAAGCTGGTCGGCGAGCAGTTCACCGAGGAGCCGTACGGCATCGGCATCCAGAAGGGTGACGTGGCGTTCTGCGAGTTCATCCACGAGACGCTGCGCGAGAACGAGGACGCCTACGTCGAGGCCTGGGAGTCCACCGCGGGCCAGGTCGAGGGCACCGAGACCCCCGAGCTCCCCGAGTTCGACGAGTGCGCCTGA
- a CDS encoding amino acid ABC transporter permease, whose product MGPVLENLDLFVQGFLTSLSIILWALVGSLLLGVLIAACRVSPVPPLRAFGSFWVTTFRNTPLSVVLFACAFGLPEIGINRSFFFFGVLGLVLYTSAFVCEAVRSGINSVPAGQAEAARSIGLNFGQALRYVVLPQALRTVIPPLGSVVIAMFKNSAVVGAFGVGGDLWSTGQTLVSARGFETLPIFTGVAIGFLLITLPAGALLQVIERKAAIAR is encoded by the coding sequence GTGGGCCCGGTTCTCGAGAACCTCGACCTCTTCGTCCAGGGCTTCCTGACCTCGTTGAGCATCATCCTCTGGGCGCTCGTCGGCTCGTTGCTCCTGGGCGTCCTCATCGCCGCCTGCAGGGTGTCCCCCGTTCCGCCGCTGCGGGCGTTCGGCTCGTTCTGGGTGACGACCTTCCGCAACACACCGCTGTCGGTGGTCCTCTTCGCCTGCGCGTTCGGGCTGCCCGAGATCGGGATCAACCGCTCGTTCTTCTTCTTCGGCGTGCTGGGGCTGGTGCTCTACACGTCCGCGTTCGTCTGCGAGGCGGTGCGCTCGGGCATCAACTCCGTGCCCGCGGGCCAGGCGGAGGCCGCCCGATCGATCGGCTTGAACTTCGGCCAGGCGCTGCGGTACGTGGTCCTCCCCCAGGCCCTCCGCACCGTGATCCCGCCCCTCGGGAGCGTGGTCATCGCGATGTTCAAGAACTCCGCCGTGGTCGGGGCCTTCGGCGTCGGCGGCGACCTGTGGAGCACCGGTCAGACCCTGGTGAGCGCGCGCGGGTTCGAGACCCTGCCGATCTTCACCGGCGTCGCCATCGGGTTCCTCCTCATCACCCTGCCGGCGGGCGCCCTCCTGCAGGTCATCGAGCGGAAGGCGGCGATCGCCCGATGA
- a CDS encoding amino acid ABC transporter permease: MSREEAVLFDAQGPRARRRTTIGTAVAVVALLGLAYVVARRLADRDQFSMEKWGPLINPGNENFGAVWGLFGEGIRNTIIAAVIAMTLSIVLGTLIAVARLSLGRAGRIPLVGLVELFRGLPVVVLVYFGVRVLPDVGLDLRDWPGGQVLWGLIIGLTAYNMVIFAEVVRAGVASLPRGQREAALATGLTNGQTMRIVLLPQAFRVMLPAIISQLVVVLKDTSLVTFVANYDELLSQGESIRRNLDNPIQTFVVVALLYIAINYALSRLAQWIQARQARGSTAKATGGGDLVPVRDGA, encoded by the coding sequence ATGAGCCGGGAAGAAGCCGTCCTCTTCGACGCGCAGGGTCCGCGGGCACGACGCCGGACCACCATCGGCACCGCGGTCGCGGTGGTCGCCCTCCTGGGGCTGGCTTACGTGGTCGCGCGGCGGCTGGCGGACCGGGACCAGTTCTCGATGGAGAAGTGGGGCCCCCTGATCAACCCGGGCAACGAGAACTTCGGGGCCGTCTGGGGACTGTTCGGCGAGGGCATACGCAACACCATCATCGCGGCGGTGATCGCCATGACGCTGTCCATCGTCCTGGGCACGCTGATCGCCGTCGCCCGGCTGTCCCTGGGCCGGGCAGGGCGCATCCCGCTGGTCGGGCTCGTCGAGCTGTTCCGCGGCCTGCCCGTGGTGGTGCTCGTCTACTTCGGCGTCCGTGTGCTGCCCGACGTGGGCCTGGACCTGCGCGACTGGCCCGGCGGCCAGGTGCTCTGGGGTCTGATCATCGGCCTGACGGCCTACAACATGGTCATCTTCGCCGAAGTGGTCCGGGCGGGGGTGGCCTCGCTGCCCCGGGGGCAGCGCGAGGCGGCCCTGGCGACCGGGCTGACCAACGGGCAGACCATGCGGATCGTCCTGCTCCCCCAGGCGTTCCGGGTGATGCTGCCGGCGATCATCAGCCAGCTGGTCGTCGTCCTCAAGGACACGTCGCTCGTCACGTTCGTCGCCAACTACGACGAGCTGCTCAGCCAGGGCGAGAGCATCCGACGCAACCTCGACAACCCCATCCAGACCTTCGTGGTGGTCGCCCTGCTCTACATCGCGATCAACTACGCGCTGAGCCGGCTGGCCCAGTGGATCCAGGCCCGCCAGGCCCGCGGCTCCACAGCGAAGGCGACCGGCGGCGGCGACCTGGTGCCCGTGCGGGACGGCGCCTGA